The Helicoverpa armigera isolate CAAS_96S chromosome 23, ASM3070526v1, whole genome shotgun sequence genomic sequence ATACTTCCTGCTTGCGAAACTGGAAGGCCCAGGGCGCTGTGTACGGTTTGTCCGCCTATACCAAATGCGGCTTTTCCAGTAAACGCTGTGAGgagaatttttaaatcatcagGGTTCGTGCCAGGTTCCCTATTAAACTGAAGTGTCAAGGACTGGAACAAAGCTCTTATTAAGACACTTTTGCCAACTCCAGCTCCCccacttataaataaataaataggagaAGATGCCTTACGCATGTTTTCAAGGACGTGTAGTAATATGTCTCGTTGGTCAAAATTTAACTTTCTACATAAATCAAGCACATCACCTTCACAAAGTTGCGGAGGTTTAGCGATAAAAGTTAAAGGATCGCCACATATTTGTGGTCCACCATGACCGCCAGGAATAATGTCCTCAGCAACATCTCCGATTTGAGTTTCAAATTCGTAGTCTCCGAAAGGCTCTACCCCATTTACCCCTCTCTCATTAATTTCCTCATTTTCCTCATTTGAATCAGCATCTCTTATAGCTAACAATAAAGATTCGAACTGGTCTGGCCCTCCAAGCTTGTTAAACTGATCactttcattttgtattaaatctttatgttgcaaaaaaatattttttaaatctaaatcaGGATTAATTAATTCCTCTTCCTCGTTACGCCAAGGTATATAGAGCATTATTTGCTCTCGGTAAAAGTTATCTGGGTCTTCATGATAACTGTAACGGCGAAAACGGATTATTctgggttttattttttgccttATAAATCCCAAATTGTCTTGTAGGGGAAGCCAACTGCCGTTGTTTTCGTCCATTTCTTGACTATGGTCATTGTCGTCACTAGAATCTAGATAGGTAGCACTAGCGACCGGCCGGCGTTTCGAGTAATAATAATAGGCTGCAAAATAGGCTAAACTGACATTTTCTAATGCAATTGGTCGTTTAGTATAATAATCAATGAAgcttttttgaaatatatcatCCGAATTAGGATCTAAATTTTGAATTTCACGcgtactttttaaaatatgtactcttTCCTGTGGCAGACTAGTGTTAACATATATTTCTCCTTCACTAGCTCTCGATAGTGGAAAACTTGCTAGACAGTACACGGCCTCTTGAGCAGAAATTTCACTAGCgttcaaaaaaacatttgaaacgcTACGCAAGGACTCCTTTATACTGCTATTGCCATTTTTAGCTTCTTCTATGGCGGAACGTAAAAGACGTGACATACCTTTGTCTGCCTTATTTATGTAATCCACAATATAAACTGCACAAGCAAATGGATCTACTATATACTGGATATCCATATTTGCTTTATGCAACTCTatgatttttttagaaaatgcaTTGATATACGTGTCTTTTGGAGACCGCTTTAGAAATACTTTGGGCCTCTTTAAAGTGCTTCTTatagctaaaatataattttcatatgtAACACCTACGAATTCCAAAAAATCTGTAAATGTTTCTATTTCAGGTGGAATATCTTGCATTTTAATTTGGATACTTCTTGCAATATCTTTGACCCTTTTATAAGAAGCATTATCCTTTGGAAGTTCGACTAGTATTTGAGTGGAATCTAAAGGGAAAAACGGTATATCAAAACGGCAAAGTTTGTCCGGCTTGGGCCTACACGTGTgcgtatgtttatgtttttgaacATGAAGAATATCCTCTGTTAGTTCATTGCTATCACAAGTTAAAATGTTATCCACAAACTGGACGACTCTTTCAGCTGATTCAACATCACCGGGTACAAAAATAGGTGCCTCCTCAAGCCAAAGCATCATATGTGCATGTGGCGAGCCCCTATGCTGGAATTCAATCCTATAGTAAAAATGACTAATAACATACTTTCCAAAAGGACCGGAAGAACAAGACCACGTTTTACGAATTTCCCTTAGCTTTGTTTCAAAGTAAGAGGCACATATAAACGGGTCGGATTGAATGAGCCGCGCTTTCGTTTCGTAACTTAGATTTTCGACTTCATACAAAGAAACAGTTTCACCGTCAACAACTTCCTTTAGCATTACCAGAAGTTCTAGCCACTGTACTTCGGCAGCCGACAGCGTCAAAAAGAAAGATGGTACTCCAAACTGTCTTATCATGGCTAATACCTTCTTCTTTTCTCCCTCCCAGTGTGAAGGAGAATTTCTAATGCCACTAAGTACGCGATACCCGTCGTCGTGCTGAACTAAATTATCTatatcagtggttcttaacctttttggcatgagggaccactttaccaAAAGTTTggcttgccggggaccaccccAATGGTTTACCTAAATTGAGGGTTCTTTGATAAAGAATAAGAAATGAGAGCTAATTATAAAGTGTGTTATAATTAGCCCTCATTTCTtagcaaaacacaaaaaattacagattttaatgagatttttgtGACTGCATTCTCTTTACTAACTTCTGAATTCTTGGCTGAGTACTACTCAatgctaaacgcatgtcggcagtggCGTCCAACAGATTTCTATGCTTGTTTTTAACAATCAGAAGCGTCGAAAACCCACGTACGTATTTATACTTTGATCTGAGTAGCTTTAACGaaatttttcatttacaaacaaaaaagtgcCTACTGTTACATTGTAtttagtttccaaatgcgcgagcgaagcgagcgcgaaatttttttctgATTCGAACCAAACATTACGTAAAATAtggcccaaacgtacttaactttttgtttgttgacaaatgtaaaaacaaaGGCATacagtttttgaatacgcgagcgaagcgagcgcgaaattttaattattttttaagagtcaaagccaaaattacgtaaaatgtagcccaaacatatttttcttctgttggacaagtaagatggatatctTTTATACGTCTATGCGAAAAACCCCTGTTCGCATAGATAAgtcgttaaaaataaagttagattagcaacgtcgcgaagcatTGCTTCGCGGACctcttggaatgcctccagggaccaccagtggtccgcggaccaccggttaagaaccactgatctatATAGTTCATATCTAGAACATTACTGGCTAAAACTGGTGTTcctttaacagttttttttcgaaGACATGTTGTTATACTATTTTTTACAATTGTCATTTGCTGTTTTTTTAGAGCAGTAAAAAGATAATCCGGTCGAACAGCTCGTCGGTCTTGTCTTGATATTTCcgatttaattatttcagaatGTCTCAAATTAATCTTAAAATCTCGTTTGACGCCGCAATGAACTTTTATAAATGCCAACTCCTCTAAATGCTCATCAAATAATAAAGAGATAGGGCGCTGTCCTTCACCGGGAGCCAGTACTATAACATCCTGATTGTTATCCAAAAGTGTTTCTGTACCTCCTGGGTTAAGTTCAACACCTTCCGTAGAATCTACAGTCTCTTCGTCGATAGCATCGGCATCGCATGTACATCTAGTTTCATTTTCAGGATCATTACCTGCCCAAGATACATTTAGTGCGACACCGTTTTCCTGAAATAACTCGCACTGTACTAAATATTGCGCGGCCCTACGCACGAATTCAGGCCGTACTTGTTCTTTGCGGCCGTGCCTATAACAAAACCTTCGTTTCAGTTCAACTGTAATTACGTTGTCGTCATTTACGGACCGAGGTAAAGCACTGACCATGTTGTTAACTAGCACTGGAACATTAACAACGTTACCTTGAAGGCCATGTTGGAATCCTAAACCCTGACCCCTGcgaacaattttcaaaaagacATGGCGTGGGCTTACCAAACGCTCTTCCAGAGGAGTCAAGTCTTTTAATACTTCTGGAATACAGGGAAAAATTAAACCATTCGCCCTCGCAAGCCTAGGTATAGTACCTTTGTTAATATATCTTGCACATGTGGAACAAAATTCTCCGTAATTTTGAGTTGGATTTAAATGGAAAACATTATCCACAAATAGTTGTCCATATTTGTTTAAAGCAATAtccttagatattttttttatagaattaatGTGCCACAATCTACCGCAGCAGTGGCAAGGATGCGTGTTTCCttccttaatattttttaaataattttgtacagtTAAGTCCCATGAATCTTTTTGCTTCGATCGTAATTCTTGTCTAGCAGCACTGTTTCGCATCTGTTCATTTCGTCTATATTCCTCGTTTTCTCGAGTAACACGACGAGCGTGTGTGTCGCGCTCTTGCTCAGCTTCTCTAAATTCGACATCCATTCGAGCTACTCGATGCGCTTGAGTGTTACGCTGTTGCTCATCTCGTCTGTACTCGTCATCTTGACGAGCAGCTCGATGAGCTTCAGTGTCGCGCTCTTGCTCAGCTTCTCTAAATTCGACATCCATTCGAGCTACTCGATGCGCTTGAGTGTTACGCTGTTGCTCATCTCGTCTGTACTCGTCATCTTGACGAGCAGCTCGATGAGCTTCAGTGTCGCGCTCTTGCTCAGCTTCTCTAAATTCGACATCCATTCGAGCTACTCGATGCGCTTGAGTGTTACGCTGTTGCTCATCTCGTCTGTACTCGTCATCTTGACGAGCAGCTCGATGAGCTTCAGTGTCGCGCTCTTGCTCAGCTTGTCGATATCGGACATCCGTTCGAGCTACCCGATGAGCTTGAGTATTACGCTGTTGCTCATCTCGTCTGTACTCGTCATCTTGACGGGCAGCTCGATGAGCTTCAGTGTCGCGTTCTTGCTCAACTTGCCTTATTTCTAGATTTAAACGTTTGCTTCGGCGAAGAGAACTATTCACTACCTGTTCATGACACTTTTTTCGTTTGTTGGACCTAAGAACCTCTTTAGCGACTTGGTTCCTCTCTTTTTCTCTAATTGAAACATCTTTATTAGATCTGGACAGCCTCTTTCTAtctctattgttttgttttatacgtTTCGCGTCCATAGTAGTACAGTTATTCGCTATGCTCTGTGTTTCCTCCATAACATACTCGTAATTCTGATTAAAATTTAAGTTATCGTTCTGACTGTGGGATGTTATTGAATTTTGTGAACGGTGTTTCTGTTTCTTTTCAGTCTGTTTCTGTTTATTTGTCTCCAGTTTAAGGGCTATATTATTGAAAAGATTAGAAGGGGCACGTCCTGGTGAACGCCTGCTCGTAGCGGGAAAAGCCAAAAGCCCATCGGTTAAAAGCATTTCAAGCAAATGGGGTCTCATCATTTCTGGCACGTAATTAAATTGAGAAGGGTTCGTTTTTAAAGCTAAAGAGGTGGCAAAAGCAATGGCAAACAAACCACAATCAATAGTATTCGGTTGTCGCTGAACACTTGGAAACTGAATACATGACTCCGATAGATACGGAAACAAGgcttttacatatattttttgcgaTTTTCCTAGAACACCAACAAGACTATCGTACACACGCAGTATTccattaatgtaataaatacaactCCAGTGCCCCACTAATCCCACGTCACCGTCATAAATTACTTGAAGGTGCGTCTCATTTTTAGGTACAGGTTCAATCAGTTCAGGGTGTTGAAATAATTCTAGCTCACGCGGTCTAAATGATGTGCACCGAAGTAACTTTTCATGAAATGCGCGAACCACATCATCTTCGATATAGTTATTATAATTCAGAATGTAGGAAAACGTATTATCTAAAGTATCCATTGTTAGATGATATACAATAAGCTTTAGAAATTTTAAAAACCTGCTACGAAACACTAAAATTTgcaccaaaaacaaatgaatttatattattggGGGATTTATTAGTACGTGACCGGTTTAATAGCACCTATTAAAccagtatacctacttacttattttttataataggtacaattcaatattaaaaagtcTCAACGCCAAATTCGACTTGCGAAAGAAGTAAATGGGAACGATGAAATTCTCTTAGCGCGCACAAGTGACAACGACGTCTGCCCTCACGTGTCTGCCCGTTCGGGTCGACGCGGTTAGCTATCTTATCCCCGCCCCCGCGCGAGACCAAGCCCCGCAACTCACGCGCTGCAGCGCAGCGAGCGACCGATCTTCTTGAATCGATGTAATAATAATCTATAGGATTAAcgcgttttaaaaatattggttCGATGGATATGTTTAACCTATTATTACTCAACAAtcacatttgtaatattaaactTTATCAAATGCACAATGTATTTAAGGTACATTACTGGATAAGGATTAATGGCGTATTGCTTGAATAAGCTAATATTTCTcgtaaaaagtacctacattataaagattttatatCATCGCGGATTTTTAAAGGTGTACAATACTGTAGTATATTTTTTGATCTATCTTATAAGGTTCAGCCATCGTTTTCAGTGTAAGCACAATAACTTAAccaaaattacagttaaatcaacctatctcaaaaactataagagatactttgatcaaaccaaaaatcgttgaaagagttaattagcatgcatcacctctattttttttagaattttataccccgtagttataaaaatagagggggggggacatactttttacgactttgagagctgatatctcaaaaaccgttcactttaagaaaaatgttttttagaaaactttatatcattttaaaagacctttccattgataccccacacgggtatgtacatcgaaaaaaaaaatttcatccctcagttacatgtatggggggccccacccccaattcttttttttactatttagtgtcatatttttgtagcggttcatacaacacatattcccatcaaatttcatcactgtagtacttatagtttccgagtaaatcggctgtgacagacggacagacggacagacggacagacggacagacggacagacggacatgacgaaactataagggttccgtttttgccattttggctacggaaccctaaaaaggccgcggccctagtacataaaaggcctatgacggaacacgacggtttttagtcagtaagaggagtctgacactccctcactgctgctaacccacagcgggaggggtggtcatttgatgatttttgacgtcggaaaaaaaaatgaaaaaaaagagGTGAAGGTAAATTTTAAATATCGACTTCATGAATAAATAGTTTGCAAAGACAACTgcaactggaccgatttgaaaagttatctccatttattttgatttttatctaGGACAGCTGGACAGCTCTTAATTAATTTGAAGCAAGtaaagaaactaaaaaatacatttattgctACCATTCTAAGTATTCGATAAATCAACTTAAACGTAATCCGTCTAACACTCGGGTTCCGTACGGTTCCGTTCGTTAGATACGGAACTCTAAATGTGGAGCGCTTACATTTACATAGCGAGTACCTAGTAAGGATTTGTACAGTTTACGCGTTTCATTAGAAATAGGAACTGGTTGTGTGAACACGACTTTTCAGGGCGTTTTTTTTGCCATTAAATATATCTGTACCAATAAGTGAGGAATTGGAAAAAAATGCGAGTAaactaaaaagaaagaaagaaaaactaggtacatacttattgaAGAACAAGTCGAAATCGGTTAATTACAATTGTATCTTTGATTGCCcttaaagataatttatttctataacactcctttattattcttaaaatcTTCATCACTGCATTACAGCGTACACAACCTTAGTCCTATTACATCCATCAATTGCAGGTACCTTTTGTAAAGCCAAACGGCTTAACATATCATCAGAACAAACCTTTACTTCAACACTCTACGCTCGCTCCGCTTTTCTCGCTCGTTTCGCTCTCTCCGCTCTCACAGGCCGCAGGTGCAAACCCCTAACATATTTATTGCATCCCATAATCAATGTCGTCTATACGCTGAAGTAATTCCATTTGTTTATATGGAATGTTCTCGAGTTGGAACCATGGTGTGAATCATGTACGCGGTTTAGTATAGTGGTTGTTTGATGTATTAGATGTAGTTTTTCTTGtagttttgaatatttgtttgatGTAGGCTGTTTAGCAAAAATAATTGTCTTGGGAAGGCTACCTTTTTTCGGCCTTAGCATTTCCGTTGAACgaggcaacatttttttttacagatttttagGTAAATTGCTATTTGACAGACATGGGGaggattttttataatattacaagaaACCAACCTTCAGACCAGCTTCCAGACTCTGGGTTGCTGATATTGACCGGCCCTGGGAGTCGAACCCAGGATCCCATGCTCACTCACAGCAGTTGAGTTTTCCGGCCACTTCACAAACATGGCAACCTataattcaaaaatacaaacagtTTTAGTCAAAAACCTTACTGAAAACTGTAAGTAAATGGTATATTTGAAGAAatttgaaaacctttttttatttacgaCGTTCCCTTAAAAGTGGGGCAGTAAACAGCAATAAGTAGGTGCTGTTTTACATAGCACTACAACGGGGTAAATGTCAGAGTATGTTCGTAATACAAACGCGGGTAGTTTAATAGTTAGTTCTAGTGAGTATGATGGATCGCTCCGATCCTTCTTTGTGAAGCGAGAACCCGGGATATGTAACAGGTGGGATGTTTTCGTTGATTTTGACTTAGTAGACTAAAAATATACAGATTTCAGAAGGTCATTCAAATACTTTTAAGCCGGTCCATAATATTTAGTAGTAGTAATCACAAGAAGTACTGTGTCttcttgataaaaatatgtctgTTTCATAGCGCATTTATTTGGGTAAGCTatagattaaataattacttactttttatccggcttGCCCAAAATGAGCGTGAAATTGGTATCGGATGCTAGtggtatataggtatgtagagTTTGTGTTGATCTGAAAAAATGCAGCATATTATGTTTCGCCTGAATTTTTACATACTGGGattgaaaaattcttgaaaTACAAACCAAATATCAAACAGCAGGAAGGATAATGTACTACAGAAAGATATGTCTCTGAGAAAACTTACAACTGCCGGAACACAGAAATGACTTAAGATAACGAAATAAGAagattaattacattaattaaaccaTCAAAGCGAATTAATCTTTCATCCAAAATCGTCCTTTCAGTTTTTCAATCCAAGATGCGTAGCTATTAGAAGTTTCGCGGAACAACCGGCTAATTTGCAAAACCGATTAAATGGCCACTTCAATAAAACACCCTTGAGGCCAAGTATCAACGTAAAATGCCCGCATTTACAGCAAAACAACTCTTGTATGTGAGGTCCGGCTATTATACAAATTTGCCGGgtaataaagaatatttatgaAGGCACCTTTGCACTGTAATTACCTTAGGTTGTAGTCAAACAATTTATATGTAAAGCAGCCATTGTAGGTagctatggtgaccacccagccttcggccctagattaagtctgtacgcacacatgtataatgtgctgactataattttaagaacttaggtagataagtcgccccaccggagatgtcgcgccgagatgggtcagacagtagattagtttttttacaattaaaagtacctcagaatcggtaacacgcttttaatttgtctcccgaaattccttagtagtaatacttagtaatttcaatagtttccccgcTCCGGAAACAAGAGTGGCGCAGCCGGTAGGATTTCGCTGTTATATTCCTAAATTCTTCGCGGTTTTAAATTCGTCGCGTGTCTCGAGGACGAGCTGCACGATAGCTGTGGGAATTTAAGGACGAGTGAAATCCGacgaaccaaataaattactcttGGTGCGTGTGGGCAAACAAAGGAATACCAAGGATGAGAGTAGCAGCTGGCTGGTGAGTGATTTTTCGCCAATCCATGTTCCTCTATCCCCcaatacttaatacctacattattttgagattaaacCTCTCTCATTATAACGTGTTCATTTAGATTATTGGCTTATCTCATTGTGTTCTATAAATAGAACCGACATAGAGTAGTTAAACTTTCAGAGACGCCAATTAATTGTTATCTCAAGTGTATTCtttgcattgatatttttataaatgtgttttattaaaagtaataagtaaagtgtatgtaattctacacctaatataaaaaaaaatatatattttatacattaatatttttaattttattacctaaactattacatacattttgcgtctaattattttctgatttacgtgtgttatgtttgaattgtgTTATCTTGTGTGTTTCATAGCATAGTCAATTGTACTCTCACGAATTGTTTTATCTGTTCCGTTCTCTACTCTGTGAACATGATGACTTCAGTGACTATTGAACAAATAcccaaagaaattattcaattaatacctTTGTATAATGGTGATAAAAGacagttaaatctttatttgcgaaAGTGTCAGTATGTCCTTGACCGATATAAGGGTAGCCACGAACAAAATctttacgtttataatgttttaactagTCGATTGAGAGATGACGCCGCAGCGCTCTTATCAGAACGTGAAGATATTGTGACATGGTCTGCTTTTAAAGATctacttattcaacattttggaGACCCGCGTAGCGAAGCGTGCATTAATATCGAATTAGAatccttaaaaattaaatccggtgaaagttatttagaattttgtaatagaatCCAAAGTGTTCGATCATTATTGATGTCCAAGGTCAACATGATTGAGGATACTGATTTGAAGAGTGcaaagacaattatttataacaatacggcCTTGAATGTGTTCTTATACAATCTCCCAGAGAATATGGTTCGTATTGTAAGGCTTAAGGCACCCTCTAGTTTAGAAGCGGCCTTGAGTATAGTACTTGAGGAAGTTAATTTCTTAGAGCAGTATAATACTAGGAATCGCATTTACGGTCAATCTAGCAGTTTCGGATCAAAATTGGTAATGACGCCAGCGGATACAAACCTTTATTGCCAAATAATATTACCACACCTAAATTTAATTTCGGTATTCCACAGAATAAATTCAATCAGCCCCAAGGTCAATTACCAAATGCATTAACATCACGCCCCAAGCCTGGGTACTTACCCCAATCTCAACAatttgggtacaggccaccccaaCAATTCGGGTACAGGCCACCTCAACAATTCGGGTATAGGCCACCTCAACCatttgggtacaggccaccccaaCAATTAGGATACAGGCCACCGCCACAGTTTGGCTATAAACCGTTGCAACCTCAGCAGTTTGGTTACAAATCCCCCAATAATTCTAATACCCCACAAATACTAAAACCTCAAACGCAAACTACTGATGTGTCTATGCGAACAGCCCAACCTAAATCGAATGTACCACaaggtttcaatttaaatgaattgtctGCTGACGACTATGAGCCTTATTACAATAACTATTACTCTAACTATGACGATGACTATTATGGTgactcaaatgaaattaattatcatgacgAGACTCATGTTGACTATGAATTACAatcagaaaatgaaattcaGGCACTGGATTTTCAGGAGAGTGCCTCGACGGACAAGAAatcttagaattaaattttgactCTAATTTAGAGCTAccgtatatttatgtagaagagATAGACGCAAAATGATGATAGATACTGGTAGTATGAGATCGTTCATTGGTCCTACAAAAGCATATGAGTATTTTTACGACTATATacgtaatgaaaattttcaggtGGTTAGTACTCATGCTACTAGTAGACATAATGAAGTAATAGAAATTCCTCTTCTACCTACCTTTGTTAGTGACGATTGGCATAAGTTCTATGTATACGAAGTAGATCCACGGTATGACGGGCTTATAGGTAACGACCTTTACAGCAATTAGGTGCAATTATTGATCTAAAAGAACGAATCTTAAAACGAATTCCACTTGTATtccaataatcaataataatttaaattataaaattactgtacagCCACGTTCAGAACAACGATTTAAATTGCCAGTAGATCAATATTCAGGTGACGCTATTCTTGACTACCAAGAATTTCGAAATGGACTACGAATGCCTAGTGCTTTAGTAAACTGTGATAGTGGATACGCATTTACAGTAATTCAAAACACTTCAGATTGCCCAAAACAACTGACTATTTGCCAACCTTTCACAGTAACGCCATATGAAAATACAgaatacaacattaattttactacgACCAATACTCCTctagaaattgacaaattacttgaagaaaatttagataaattaagacTCGATCATACCAATGGCGAAGAACGTGAGAAAATTTATGCACTTTGTAGGGAATATAAGGACATATTCTACTGTGACCAAATCCCCCTTACGTTTACTAATCAGGTTAAACATCACATACGTACCAAAATGAAGATCCTATATACATTAAACCCTATAGACAGGCACCTTTCatccaaaacgaaataaataatcaggtagaaaaattacttcatgaaaatgttatacaagAATCTCATTCCCTTGGAGTGCTCCAGTTCACCTTGTCCCTAAAAAGAAGGATGCGTCTGGTGAAATTAAATACAGGATGGTAATAGACTACAGACGACTGAATGACATAACCATAGACGACAAATACcccctacctaatattaatgaCCTTTTCGACAAACTAGGAAAGAGTGTGTACTTCACCACATTGGATCTAGCAAGCGGCTACCACCAAATAGAAGTAGAAGAGAAGGATAGACAGAAGACAGCTTTTCGACGCAAAATGGCCATTTTGAGTTTCTCAGAATGCCGTTTGGACTTAAAACCGCTCCTGCTACCTTCCAACGGACCATGGATAATATTTTGCGTGGTCTGCAAGGACTCCACTGCATGGTATACTtggatgacataataatttacggaaatagccttgacgaaatgataaataaattaagaattgtaTTTGACCGACTTAGAACaactaacatgaaaattcaattagacAAATCTGAATTTTACGCAAAGAAGTGCTCTACCTTGGACACACTATAACTAAAGACGGGCTAAAGCCTAATGACGACAAAATAAACGCTGTATTGAATTACCCGTTACCAAAGACAACGACAGAGATTAAGAGCTTTCTTGGACTTGTAGGTTACTACAGacgttttataaaagattttgcaaaaattACTCAACCATTGACAGCCTGCTTAAAAAAGcgcaacaaaattgttattgaccAGAAATACATAGACGCATTTAACAAATGCAAGGAACTCCTGACACATGCCCCACTGTTACAATACCCTGACtatgacaaaacatttataCTGACGACCGACGCATCCAATGTCGCTCTAGGCGCTGTGCTGTCACAAGGACAGATTGGCAGTGACAAGCCCATTGCGTATGCTAGTCGTACCCTCAGTGATACAGAATCACGTTATAGTACCATCGAACGTGAACTGCTCGCTATAGTGTGGGCAGTAAAGCATTTTAGGCCCTATCTGTACGGTAGAAAATTCTATATATATACTGACCACCGTCCCTTAACTTGGCTCCAATCTCTTAAAGACCCTAGTAGCAAACTCACACGTTGGCGGTTACGTTTGCAAGATTAcgactttgatttaattcacaaaacggcaaacaaaatacaaatgcagACGCTCTGTccagaataaaaatcaatgccTTACTCACAGACGACGAAAATCAGTCTCTAGCAGTTAATATTGATGAGAAggaagataaaaatctaaatgaatgTGCAGATAGTAAAGGTTCATCAACAGTAACGATATCTGATTCTAGTCGAACTATGACCTGTAGTCCTATAGATTTTTCCGACAA encodes the following:
- the LOC135118556 gene encoding uncharacterized protein LOC135118556, which gives rise to MDTLDNTFSYILNYNNYIEDDVVRAFHEKLLRCTSFRPRELELFQHPELIEPVPKNETHLQVIYDGDVGLVGHWSCIYYINGILRVYDSLVGVLGKSQKIYVKALFPYLSESCIQFPSVQRQPNTIDCGLFAIAFATSLALKTNPSQFNYVPEMMRPHLLEMLLTDGLLAFPATSRRSPGRAPSNLFNNIALKLETNKQKQTEKKQKHRSQNSITSHSQNDNLNFNQNYEYVMEETQSIANNCTTMDAKRIKQNNRDRKRLSRSNKDVSIREKERNQVAKEVLRSNKRKKCHEQVVNSSLRRSKRLNLEIRQVEQERDTEAHRAARQDDEYRRDEQQRNTQAHRVARTDVRYRQAEQERDTEAHRAARQDDEYRRDEQQRNTQAHRVARMDVEFREAEQERDTEAHRAARQDDEYRRDEQQRNTQAHRVARMDVEFREAEQERDTEAHRAARQDDEYRRDEQQRNTQAHRVARMDVEFREAEQERDTHARRVTRENEEYRRNEQMRNSAARQELRSKQKDSWDLTVQNYLKNIKEGNTHPCHCCGNDPENETRCTCDADAIDEETVDSTEGVELNPGGTETLLDNNQDVIVLAPGEGQRPISLLFDEHLEEEHVGSAMNNTWVLSFNMLSKYCTTTSSEYRALVAEPA